tcatgggtatggcttcaactggtaacaataatgatattaatgcacaataacctgacacatttcgtggcagtctgtcaaagattctgttatccccacaccaccaccatacgtcactcctcccgacaggtttgaatgtgggagtactatggaccacattcttacaccaggcggtgtggtttaagctacccaaagtcttacttgtccctgtcaagtgtacacatgtatggttagcatgcccaactttgcttgagaataaaggtttaatcttagtcaatttggtcactggatagatcttgtcccacttagaacaattgttgtttgccgcaatgtatgtctgtgtcatagcagtcagtagacagtctttgggtaatgctgccggtattacctgtaatataggtctgggtcccatacatacaacacagtccttctttgctgctagtcctgcttgttctgccattaaaagccaattgttattttgtccactaattcctgtagttactaggaaccagtcatctgccttcatgtcttttgtgccttgtacagacatcccctttgcttgtatgggcaccccctttgacgtacttaattcggtcaatattggttgctgtactctatctgtttcacagaggaaaaaatggaaatacggatcttttccttgtttgtatacccaaaggaggaacaaccaacagtctccctctatatcaggtgggagtatggttcctttttctgtggtattcaccactatagacagcttatcatctgtttgatacattttgagaatttgactctggtacttagcccactcggtttgtgcccatcttggtgtccatctactccattcatcggctaccaacgtttcccatctcctatcttgttgatcgttggtcatataccatgagaaactatttccgtaattagtccctctgtcaccatccggcattccatgggtaagagcactatatggtacagagatgatcacagaagtatttctaggaatgcaggcttgtacaccaaatcggtacgcattattcccatcacagctatgtactgtggcatttattatcggactggggtcttcgttacttctttttggtctctgcaatctgcggatgtgatccttactatcatgtcccgtgctcatggcttttaataataatcccaatccaatgtttctgtatccaagcttttatatccttattggaatgttggatcagagcgtttttcaattgttgttcatacacaggtgttcctggcaatatgccactatggaccctaaatacattctcaaatctgcatctaaactctgtccatggctctccttctttctgagttgtcctggtaatttcagtataatttatctttggtcctaacactccttttgcacgtgtaatcatagcttccactcttgtttctaagactagatcgtcatgtgtcagtggtacgccttgttggtctgcaggattccagtctccgcgtacctgactccatttagggccacatgctttcatccacacctgttggacttcaggtccattaaggtggtaagatgttctaatgttttctatatcctgcagaaagccctcgatatcgacatgtggcgatggtatcatgtcgactgctgctttgatatcatcagcattccatgtccgataaacgagcatggttgatagctgtcctgctgttcctgcacgaggatttggtacttctatcataggataggcacctccctgatcactatgttccaccatgggaggggctgtaggcactttcgcttgactgcgtgtttgtggtttttctggtttttctctttttaccttaggttttactgccaaatcatactgtggtggcggtacatcgtcatcctctggtagaggagataaaggtctctttgtcaccgacgatccagccggcggtgattgttgaggctgttctggctctctgtgctgaattatcacatcttcttctgccttacctacagctttctttttccttgctttctctaatcgtcgcttctctgctcctttctgtctgttctctgcttcttcctcccaaaatgccactaaatctgcccctactttctgcatctttttctcatcacctttatgtttctgttctaactccttctttagcttctgtatactgatcaggttcagtcgtccgtcaaagtcatgtttatttatccaggtctccaatttctttgttgcttttggattttttgcctccgtaaatttccagtcgtcagttgataaattttccttatttttagacgtcttaccccccatttttattatattttttatcccttgttataatttggacttcagacgggggcacacctagggtgttctaaatctgaagttttcacactttctttggacgtgacaattaatttgccgttgtatggttgattcctttcacctccccgtaggaagcggaatcacttgcctctgcttccacacgcacggttgtcactaacgttgtccaaagtattacactttcacacagttatttacacttacacaatacactatgtacacatagaaacacttttaataatcgtacgcatattcttatgccaggggagctcgccctcccgtgaaatttagctaatgtcctgcattaggggactccgccgtccctgccaaatttaactgcttttttacagtgcacatatttctacccgggatttcctttacgtattaaaacagaggagtccgtatcctccttccggaatttaactacgtgcgtccctcgcaaccgtagaggagtccgccctccttacagagtttaactgtgtttcattaacagacgattctgtatcatcgcttacggagtttaactgttttatgtgatcacttttatcccctaccggtacgcgtatataaacagaggagtccgcaccctccttacagagtttaactgctttgcattaacagacgattctgtatcatcgcttgcggaatttaactgttttatgcgatctgatcaccactcactcagtactgtttacaaagaaattttactcactaactcgacttcctgtctgtcttcttcgggaaaatctcgtcaaccagacgatgccaacggtggtcgacaattgcagacacgatcaatcgatcgatcggaccttggccaaggatttacgtcgggacttgacgacccccgccggacacctccggtgttgttgagatcccggacgtagcccccagtcaatgttgggtattttctcctccaaacatttttaaaacctttaacaagacaaacagagtcaagaaacaccagtgagacagaaagtcaaattttacgcgcggagtgcagtcaggctgtacaccaaggctacactaaagtctggcctgcttttccgctctttttattaagagacgccctcatcacataaacaaaaaacttgtcctaagggtgggggtgatgacgcaagacaagtttcttcccgtaacataaacgcatacgtcaataagtgcagctgtaaggaagaacactttcttttacacaggtcagcacatctcgttcgtctgttgcagttatcagctgttctgcgtctgcctgaagtgtcctgtccttcacactccttcacactaagcaccacatcacaacagtcaaaacgttctcttactcccagtcgttagaggctgcgaaaacaaagttatattataataataagtacatccagcccttcattcccagctcagatcgaccccagagtgctaaaacaaaattgaattctcaggattgcgttaagacaggtgcaaaacagcacaacaccgttctcatgagaaagaagacaaagctaaaacaaggttgaataacacgtacattctcagggtgaagtgcaaaacagcacaacaccgttctcatgagaaagaagacaaatgtacaaatgtttaacagtgataacatatatacaaaatctttaacaggtggcatgcttcaatgttattacagtccatttgaatacctttagattggaggaagtcagccacctgttgttccactgagctggcctcctgctcactggcctcccctccgctgtcttctgacaccgcccgtgcgtaggatcgaggtttaatatgaattcctgtaataataatgtcgttcatccttgtgtactgttccaactccgcaacacggttctccaggtacaccagatgccggtctttctcggcattctggatccggagagccttcacttcttccaccagctccataatggatttctgctgcattttaacaacagagatttcctcagagaaaaagtccagggacttcttgatatcgtctccctcctccgccgtcagtgccttcttcggacccatggtcagataactccgcgctggcacctcggtaaagccgcgccggtggatgtgcgctgaagccaagagtaacgaggctgtttgttttaaaaatgtaaggaatagaaagtacagatacttgtgtgaaaatgtaataagtagaagtcagaagtaggcagaaaaataagtaatggagtaaagtatagatacctaaaaagtgtacttaagtacagtaacgaagtatttgtacttcgttacttgacacctctgtgtgTGCATGAAGACAATACCATGGCTAATCTGACTTTTGATCCCAAAGACCTTTACCCCACTCATTtacctttgacaaatttgaccATGCCTGGTTATTTCCATAACCCACTTCCATatacaaggtctcttagataataaactgacccttttatttatttttttttaactatatggatttgaatgacatgcgattacaccaatcatgcttgaaccctcgtgcgcatgcgtgagttttttcacgcgtgtcagtgacgtcatttccctgtgggcaggccttgagtgagatgtggtcccgccctctcggctgaattcctttgtttcacacgctgctcgagacggcgcgcgttgctttatcaaaattttttctggacctgtgaggaatatccgagtggacactattcgagaaattaagatggttttctgtgaaaagtttaacggctgatgagagattatggggtgtttctgtcggtgtaaggacttcccacggagcgggacgtcgcgcagcgctcccaggcgacgttgtctggctgtttcgagctgaaatcatcctaatttaaggttctgttgacccaggacgtcgtgagagaacagagaagattcagaagaggctggcatgaggagtttatgtggacattccactgttaaaggtcattttgtaatgaaagaacgtgcgcgcaaattcaccgagtcgtttccgtgatgacgacgcaaatctgtgtgcgccgcgacaggaaaaacacctccgtgttgaagaccatttgtaaaattcaggcggcttttgatggctttcaacaagtgagtaactgagaaattgtttaacagctttggcatgttccaacttgcccgttaaggtttccaacggaggtgtttttcctgccgcgaccccccgtggtcgggtccggcccgacatgcgactctgcccgcacgttctttcattacaaaatgaccgttaacaatggaatgtccgaataaactcctcatgccgacttcttctgaaagttctctgttctctgacgacttactgcgtcaacagagcctgaaatgtggaagttttcaacttgaaacggcgagacgctgccgcctcgaagcgcagatcgccgtcaggcgccgtggaccgtccttacggcgacactaccagaccaaaatctctcatcagccattaaaatttttaccgaaaaccagctgaatttattgaatggtgtccactcagttgtgccttacagttttgaaaaaattttgatcaaacaaagcaacagtctctgagccattcctaaacaatgaaaaaaaatcgacaagcgggtggacgactcctcactcaaagactgcccacaggcgaatgacgtaaccgacaggcgtgaaaaaactcttgcatgcccacgagggttcaagcatgtctgatgtaatcacacgtgattcaaatccacatggtttttgaaaaaataataaggtcggatacttttctaatagacctcgtatgtgccaagtttggtgcaaaGTAGAGTCAAAACCTcaattttgatctttgaccccaatgaaCTTGGCCCCAAtcattgacctttggtaaatttgatcttgTCTCTGGAATGCCACAACCCACTTagatatgtgtgccacatttggtgacATCGAAATGAAATACATATTTTAAGTGTTGACCCcaactgaccttgacctttgctaaaacaaaccctttaagggcagttCTGGGGTTTACTGTCACCAACATATGAAGTTTGGTGGAAATGGAACGCTGGAGTATTGGTGCCCTTTAGTCCAGCGGtcacaaccctgctcctggaggtcacctggCCTAATTTGTCAAGGCTGGTATTCTCAGCctcctgattggctgagcacacctgattgagttaattagcagtgggtgcaGCAGCGACAGTGggaaaacattttttgttttgttatgttttgttttgggcATGCTCTTTgctaggtcaaaggtcagaagGAAGACTGTCAAGCAGTGTTCAGATTGACAGAAATATTCTATTTTAATTCTGAGTATGAATTCTCTGTGATACACATGGGAGCAGTTGTGTGATTTAACAGTTAGAAAACAAACATATTGAGCAGTTTGTGTTGTATTTGAAGCTATTTTTAACATCTGGCTGGAAAAACCCTCCGAAACATATCAATTATCTTCTGTGTAAGCGTTTATCATCAGGGTGGAGATGTTCTGCTCAGTCTTTCCAGCTATAACCTCAGAGCTTCACTGTGTTTCAGGACTGTACTTTCACCAAGCTGCGCTCAGACAGCGCGCTCAGAGTCCTCTTCAGCAGCTCCCTCAGGCTCAAGTGTAAGAGCGCATGCTGTCAGCGCTGGTACTTCACCTTCAACGGGGCCGAGTGCACAGGACCTCTGcccattgagtccatcatctaccTGGACCAAGGAAGTCCAGAGCTCAACTCAACCAtcaacatccacagaacatctGCAGGTACGACCTTGAGTGGAGCAAATGGAGGCTAGTGGGCCCTATCTTCATAATCTACAGATAGTGTAAATAGGGTGTGTCTATCTATACGTATACAAGCTTGACTaagggggaattcccctttggctgacctggtagagttctggtctttagtgcgagcagtccggggttcaatcccaccgccTTCCTGGTCACAAAGGTCACAATAAttgtgaccggaggacctttgCGGCCAGCATTTGCTCATGCAACATcttaaagcaatttctgtctgctattacacaaagggccatgcagccgatctgctctgtgtcagcctgatcccgtcagatctcagaagctaagcagtgcaggacctggttagtacttggatgggagacctctttggaacaccagcggctgtgtgtgtttctccaggtaacactggagttgcgtcaggaagggcatccggcataaaacctgtgccaaatatcaatgcggatctggttgtatccgctgtggcaaccccgaacacaaaaaacgggagcagccgaatggacaaccattACACAAAGGGCCACATCACAAACTTTGCACTTCCATGGAGCTGACTGTTCTTTTTGGAGTGTGTTCCTGCACCGAAAACAACCTCTCCTCACAGTTTGACGGCCCCTCCCCTGCTTCCATTCGTATGCGTAAACGGTGCGTTATGCGTCAATTGTTGGAGCCAGAGGCCTATACCACAACGTTCACGGTCAAGTAGTAAAGCATCTCTTCTACTGACACTCTTTGGTGCACCACATGAGATTGCTCTGCTCTACgagtggatattggaaaaccatgtgacggtgaaccaatttctCATTGGagactcacactgtgcatgtcatcacacagcttctatgaggactacaagCATGGCTTGTTCGAAAGTGCGCGgagtgtacttttctgcaaataaaagagtatgtttctatctaatatcattaaaaagttatgtatCATTAAATAAAACTTGTATTCTGTCATCGTATACGACAGGGACAAAGCAGCAGGGTGCAATGTGGATGCAATAAGACAAGTACTCATGCTTTTATTTTGGACACATAACTTGAATTACTCCAGAGTATTGATTTTCATTGattttaaaggggaacagaaacacttattgagaatttgtttgtgcattccttggtaaaaattgcagaatgtttgagcgcagtgtagataatattatttaAATCAAATTTGCCACTAAATTAACATGTAAATGGCCATTGGTCAGTGGAGGGCCgcttgacgtcactggttgggatCATCCTCTGCTGGGGACGAGTGCAGTTTACTGAGTTTGCTCATTGAAGTTATATTAgcctcgtcaagaaacaggtggaatattccagaaagctgcacatgttggcaaagccacaaacggaggaacaagggagacaatatttccttccataagtaagtggttttggttcttcttgtcactttgtctgtgacattTGTTTGATAAacgtgtatgtttcctgcccgtgcctgGGTCGTCCGAGGACACGGACGACACTtacaccactcacacacagagatgtgcacacacaccactgacttcaagaatgaaactcagtcaataagggataattgtgtaaaaaattatatatatacgaggtctattagaaaagtatccgaccttattatttttttcaaaaatcatatggatttgaatcacgtgtgattgcgtcagacaaacttgaaccctcgtgcgcatgcgtgagtttttccacgcctgtcggttgcgtcattcgcctgtgagcaggctttcagtgaggagtggtccaccccctcggcggattttcattgtcaggaaatggtggaatgatttgggctttttttccgtcagaattttttcagaaattgttagagactggcagctggaaaccattagaaaaatttatctggctttcggtgaaaatgttatgggcttggtagagaataaggagtgttactgtcgctttaaggacggcccccagcggctgtggggcgcgccgcgctccgaagccgccatcgacaggctgaatgaccatttcatttctaaatggatggctgtctggatccgtgaccatcgtgtgccatttctctggttatcacaagagctggacatcaacgattttccggcagatttcacttttaacaagagattttgtcatggaaagccgagcggaggcttcgcgcgtcacgatggattcgctactggagtgagacaaaaccacctccattttggtctcacaaggacggctttgagatgacgttcagacagctgtcggtggtttttccatcgagtgattatccgagaaattgtgtcagacgacatcccggctaaaacacagcgtccagtttggaaatgaacggcacattccactgttacaggagtttttgtcatggaaagaggagcggatgcTTCGTGcgacgcggcggtgccgcatggcgcacagcaacgccatgatgaagcctcacgggacatgttctggcatgtccaggcacatccacaatttctcggataatcactcgatggaaaaaccatccacaagacacacgtgtcgggcagaacatgcgtgcggccgactggacgcacctgaccagtagaggtggacatcagagcacagtgcttctcattcatgtcatttcatgactgtatgtctgtgaccatgggtcatcaccagaggaacagatggataatatttgtattgcttgataaatgtggtgtttttatatggtgtgtgattaaaaattttttgtaatacttccatgtccttcctgatatgaggcagcttcctgcagcttcCAAAGTACAGCTCtggagctcagtggtaaagtctctgactggtaatcagagcttttgaaaggtgcgAGTTTGTGTCCCGGAtggtgtgttttttcttctttttttttttattattccacaggtaccggctgattttaattgtttttatttcttccacataagcggcaccatgtggtgcacctcgcactgttcctgcttgacagACACCGGCGCATGCACGAACTGTTGCCCCAggttcgtgcacacctgcccatcagcgcaatgttttgtgcactaatttcgaactcttttgtgctgtttcaccgtttttgtccaaacgccgtccaaacttcgcactgtgtgaaggggccatcaaCAATGAActcatgttattttgtctgttCAAACTGCATTAGGAGAGATTTGATCAAAATAAAGCATCAGAATGATACCACGTTGTGCACTATGTACATCCACATTTATCATCCTCAGAAGTCTGCAGCAGCCCCTCTGTGCCCATgcctaagcccctttcacaccggcacCAACATAGAATTGCATCTTGCGCGTACGGTCTACGCTGAGTTAAGTAGCTCTATGCTgtgtttaagcagctctatgctgagtttttgctcccctacgcagcagtatgctgagggctacaCGAGGCGGacccaaaaaattaaacatgtttaaaaaaattaaacatgttcaatttttcggcgtagagcactggacgcagaaagtacacagtttttaagcaagtctacacaacattcTGTAACTGTCTGTAAATCTATACAACACTGCGCTAatgtacaccaagcctccgcaaTTCTACACGCCAGGGCAAAAAAATCCTTTTATCagcacatattcatcctgctggactttgctggcagtgaagcttcaaaagcaCAGAAGAAGAGACAAGCCAAGCTTCCAcattcagaggacatgtccacgtccagtcCTCACAGACAGCTCTCCAGCAGGATGACATTTCCACATCCACCGTTTACTTCTCATGCATGGATTGCACGCGACATTGCTGCTGCAGCTCACAGCTTCTTTCACCTCCcccagttctctcatgattgtggcaccttaataaagtccattaactcctgctcaaggACAGATCTCCAATGGGAGGACGTCCACTTCTCACAGCAGATCACGCATGTGGCTGCCACACGCAGCTCCGTTTTGCTTCGCTTTTTTGCTTTTACCTTATCCTGTTCATTCGCAAGTGCAGCAAGTTAagtagtccattaactcctgctcacggacaaatcgccagcgagaggacatatCCACCGTCCATTCCTCATGCACAGAATCCGAGTGCAGTTGCCGGTGGACGCTCCAGGCgctttcacctcctccagttctctcacaattgtgtcACGTTAGAAAagtccattaattcctggaaataatgccttctgacttttttccaatgtatcaaatccatcgtGTCAGTCTGCAGCCCCACCCACTCTGTGCGTGCAACGTGAGTGTCGttcatgtaccgttttgagaacgTGGCACATTTCCACACTGTCAAAAAAGGAGTGGACAGAAAAATAGCACGAgggctacatacgaggtctattagaaaagtatccgaccttattatttttttcaaaaaccatatggatttgaatcacgtgtgattacatcagacatgcttgaaccctcgtgggcatgcaagagttttttcacgcctgtcggttacgtcattcgcctgtgggcagtctttgagtgaggagtggcccaccctctcgtcgtttttttcattgtttaggaatggctcagagactgctgctttgtttgatcaaaattttttcaaaactgtaaggcacaactgagtggacaccattcgataaattcagctggttttcgataaaaattttaacggctgatgagagattttggtctggtagtgtcgccgtaaggacggcccacggtgcctgacggcgatctgcgcttcaaggcggcagcatctcgccgtttcaagttggaaacttccacatttcaggctctgttgacccaggaagttgtcagagaacagagaactttcagaagaagtcggcatgaggagtttattcggacattccattgttaacggtcattttgtaatgaaagaacgtgcgggcagagtcgcatgtcgggccggacccgaccgcggggggtcgcgacaggaaaaacacctctgttggaaaccttaacgggcaagttggaacatgcccaagctgttaaacaatttctcagttactcacttgttgaaagccatcaaaagccgcctgaattttacaaatggttttcaacacggaggtgtttttcctgtcgcggcgcacacagattcgccgagtcgtcacggaaatgactcggtgaatttgcgcgcatgtctttcattaaaaattgtccttaaacagtggaatgtccgcataaagtcttcatgccggcctcttctgaatcttctctgttctctcacgacgtcctgggtgaattaagccttaaattaggatgttttcaggttgaaacaggccgacgacggcgcctggaagcgctgcgcgacgtcccgctccgtgggaagtccttacagcaacagaaacaccccataatctctcatcagccgttaaacttttcaccgaaaaccagcttaatttctcgaatagtgtccactcggatattcctcacaggtccagaaaaaattttgataaagcaacgcgcgccgtctcgagcagcgtgtgaaacaaaggaattcagccgagagggcgggaccacatctcactcaaggcctgcccacagggaaatgacgtcaccgacgcgtgaaaaaactcacgcttgaTCACACCTAATTTTCAAACCAAAACACCAATGGGCACCCAGATTAGTGCATGGATGTACACATGCTCCTTACACAACTTGGACGTTGGATGGAAACATAAATTAAAGGTGCCTTTATTGGAAAGTAGCAATGGCATTTTTGCGCTGggtggaagatagggccctttaCATGAATAGAATAAACTGCAGTGATGACATTATTCTAAGTGTGTTCCTCAACAAGTTAAATTGATGCTGTTTATTATCCTGGACTCCACATCAAAGTCTTGTACAGTTTTGTGTCTGGTAAGAGCTTGCTCTCGTGTCAGACGTTTCACTGCTTTCACGTCAGCAGGCAGCCTGAGCGCTTTCATTTTcagccactgtttttttttttttttcttctagtgGAAGGGCTGTGCGACGGCGTGAAGGCCGGGCTGGTGGACGTGGCCATCTGGGTCGGGACCTGTGCTGACTACCCGAGAGGTGATGCCTCCACAGGCTGGAACTCCGTATCCAGGATTTTAATCGAGGAACTGCCTAAATAAAAATCTCTTCCATAAAGGGGAGGAGTCGGTCCTGATAGTATAACCGTGTGTTTTCGGGCCTTCCAAAATGATCAGGTATGGTTCACTCAGGCAGAACAGTCACTGAACTTGAATGTTTTTGGTTTTCTTTAAATACTGTTCTCTCTGACAGGCTGTAAACAGGAATACTGTCATTCTGTTATCCAGAAATAGTTTGGGTGCTGtcagaaaatacagtattcaCTTAAAAGTCAATGATGATGATAAAGTATAAGCACAGCCTGTTTCCATGCATTACTGCtgttaataaagtaacttttaaaaagtattataCTTTGTAAGTGGACtaattgtattcagtttttttttagctttgaaattttttttttaccacaaaaGTTTTTTATTCTTACACAAAATTGCACCACAATTTAAATTAACACTCAGCATTAtaatgaaagagaaagaagacaGTATGCGTTTTGAGTCTACTCTGTACTTAAATGTAGTGTCAACTGGTCCCTGTGTGAGGAGACGTTAGGGGGGACCCCCATTGACATCAC
The Thalassophryne amazonica chromosome 7, fThaAma1.1, whole genome shotgun sequence genome window above contains:
- the LOC117513586 gene encoding collagen triple helix repeat-containing protein 1-like isoform X2, which translates into the protein MMSPLVARLLLLLCVILPLYGVEKVKNRGYRKEPDLDKYGSCMQGPAGTPGRDGSPGANGIPGTPGIPGRDGIKGEKGECVSEIFEEPWKPNYKQCAWNSLNYGIDLGKVADCTFTKLRSDSALRVLFSSSLRLKCKSACCQRWYFTFNGAECTGPLPIESIIYLDQGSPELNSTINIHRTSAVEGLCDGVKAGLVDVAIWVGTCADYPRGDASTGWNSVSRILIEELPK